Part of the Odocoileus virginianus isolate 20LAN1187 ecotype Illinois chromosome 16, Ovbor_1.2, whole genome shotgun sequence genome is shown below.
TATGGAGAATTTGGAATGTCTGCATGAGGGGTCTGGATTATTTAGTGGGTAGCTTGAGTGAAATCACTGAAGGCTATTGAGTAGTTttttaataaagctgaaataaaaacaCCTACAGTCTTTGATTTTTATCGATGACAAAACTAAGTAATTTGacagaggtcacacagcagagccAGGGTGAGGGTCCATATGTCCTAACTACCAATTCTAGATTCTTCTTATTATACCACACATTACTTTAGATAGGCTAAACAGTAGGACTGGCAAGAACcgtacagggggaaaaaaatcaacagtgCATAACAGGATGTAGAGATCTAGGGAACAAGGGAAGGCACAGATGGCTTCCAGGTTTAAAACCTGGTGTTGGCAGTAGGTGGGGGGTTAGGATATATGAGAAAAGACAGCATGGTATTTTATGATAGATACTGAGACATGCTTATGAAAAATGGTACTGCCTTGAATTTGGTTATCAAAAGTAAGTAGATTAAATAGACTAGCAGAGAGTTGGAAGAGctgcttttttattctttttggaaaaaaaagacattattttagCTATGTCATATGTTTTTTGTCAAAGCAGTACTTTTTAGAAAGaaagttatttatataaaatctataatcaaaagaaaaatacactttttGCAAGTTACTGTGCGTGGCTGTTCAGTGTGGATCTGCCCAAATGATACATGCATCTTCAATGGTCACTAATAAGTGTAACTAATAACTCTCAGTACTCCACGGGATAATACCCTAGGCAAATGAAGGAGATTTATCCTGTTAGATCATGCAGGGTGTATCTCAGTAAAAGATATATTAGTTAATACACTCCTTTCTCTTTACCAGAGTTAAGACATCTTGACTTTTAGAGCATCAAAAGATACAATAAAATGTTAGTATTTCTTTTGgaaaggcaaatactatatgatataaCAAGAACACATTTTCAAAGATACTATTTTATCGATTACAAGTTAGTGAAACCTAATTCAAAGtgacttaccaaaaaaaaaaaaaagtggggattTATATTGCTTCCGTGCTGGCTTTAGACATGGTTAGATTCAGATGCCAAAATGCTATCAgaaacctctctctcttttcactcTTGAAATCCCCTTTTATCTAAGTTAACTTTATTTTCAGTCAGCTCTTCCTCTTTCCATATATTGACAAGATAGCACTAGTGATATCGAGCTTATGTTCTACTAGATCACCCGGTTACTTCCATCCCAACAATTTCGCAGATCCTTAAGGCTCTTATTGGACCATCCTATGTCACGTGCTCAATTCCAAATCAGTACATTGCTAAGAGGTGTGGGAAGTGTGATATGCAGGCTTAGGTCATGTTTCCACTTCTAAAGGCATTTGGAAGGTTGTCAGCCTTACCTAAAGTACATGTACTCAGAATGAGAGAATGTTTCCTGAAGGCAAAGTGGAGTCTCTTGTCATAAGAGATGTCAGCTGACTGACTGAATGAGGTAATAGGTAACCACCATTGATAGGAAtagctttaaaaaagtaaagcagTACATATGTAGTGTAAAACATGGAAGCTCTAAATAGAATAGTTCATACCATTAATTAGACTATCTTAAACTATACTTGaacttcttttgcatttattttaaggTATGGCTTTATGAAATAATTCAGTAATTTTCCTGCCATGTTAATAAAGAATGATGCCTACAGAcactctcattcttttttaagaccATAATGAGTTGGAGTTCTTATTTGGCAAAGGagtaaatgtgtttttcttaatgcttatttttaattagaaaaatgtcAATTTTAAGCCTACCTATttggtatttttaacttttgcatAGCATTCCCAATAGAGGTTCTTCTTTTGTGGTTGCAAATAAAGAAACAGTTGCTTTATTCCTTGTTTTCTAAAACAAGGAATTGGTATAATTATATTGTTAATGTTTTCTCATGTTTCTTTGATGTAACAGTTATAATCTAGGaacaaggaaaatttaaatacaattctttttcttttaaaataataccattATTTAAGCAGATCATCATACTAAGATGGGTTTAGGTCTGAACAGGAACTCTCTCCAACACAGAGATAACAGCAACCTGATAGGAAATGTCTGTAGTAAAGAATAGGATACTAATACTACTAAAATGAAATGTGATCATCTCTCAAAGGTTTTCTTACCCCTTTTTCTTCCAGTTATGCTGTCTCCTTTGTACCCTTTATATCTTTTTGCACCCACACTTTAGGACTTGACTGCACTGATACATTTACCCATCTATTTTCTGTAACTGATTTGAGAGTTCCATAAAGGCAGGAACAGTATCATCCTATATCCTTTATCTCTAGCTCCCAACACAGGGCGTGGGTCACTTAATAAGCTTTCTCTAAAAGGTTGGGTGGATGGTAGCAACTATAGATCATATTTCTGAAGGGAAAAGTGATTTGCAAATGTCAGGAATATATCTGATATAGCTGATACTTATTACACCAAATAATTGTATGCTAAGATacaaccttttattttctttcagttctataGAAATAAGAATGTATATGTCAGTATGCTAACAGAATGCATCAATGAAAATGAAGTCATAGATACAATTAAAATCAACTATTTGTCATCTCATTTGGGATGTAAACACTGTCAGTACACAGATTTTCCTTAGGTAAAGGCAGTATTTCCGTGTCCAAGAAGTAAGCAAGTAGGCCATCTCACATAATTCTCAGCACTACTTTTCTCATCCTTTACCCATTTTCCAGTTGCTCACCATCTTCAAGCTTCCACATTTGTGGTTCACTTCTTTATGGCTCTAATCTGGcacataaaatggaaacagaacaCTAGTCTCTCTGAGATACTAtattaaatgcaaataaattatattttctttttgtctcaacTTCTACCTTTCAGAGGGTCTCTTTCCTGTCTGTCAATTTTGGATTAATATTAAATGTGCAAAGaaatatgaatgtatttttttaatctttcagagAATACGTAGAGTAAGAGGTTTTTCATGTCATTATGTCAAAAATAAAAGTTGGGTCGTATTCATTGGCTAGGCTACTAagtatttacatttattaaatttgGAGTTTAATAAAAACTTACAtctacattttctttaattttctatttctaaagtCATTCATTGTAAACAAAATTATAACTGTCTAAAGTTAATAAATGctacattataaatattaatatgcaaTCACTACTGTCTTCTATTCATACACACCTTTAGTTACATGTAGATGAATATCAGTTATATCAGTTATACCAGCAAAATTTGGAAGCTGCATcagtatttaataaaataacaaatatggCTGACAGTATTTATTGAAGATTATGCTGTCAAACATTAATAATTTAAACTAAAATCCAGAAAATGTACTTACCACATAAAGACATCTTTAGAATAAAGATAAATGATGTGGTGTAATTCttcaatttacaaaaatatatatttttggaagATGTTTATCAAAAGTTCACATActatttctggaaaatattttagtatttttgaatatttaaaaggaaaaaatgattaaagggaaaaatttaaaaaggaaggatgGGTAGTATGCTTGTATAAGTAATGTAAGTATTGTGTACACATTTGCAATTCTTCTAGAAAGACATAACTAGTCAATTAGtcctagagttaaaaaaaaagttatagctGCAGTAACTGGTGTGCAGTGtagtagaaattaacaaaatCTTCACACAACTTATAGAAGCTTATTTTAGAGTGGatgttataaaattatatgttcCATTACTTTTTATTGACAGCCTGTAGGATAGCTTCCATTAACCTTTCATGTGCTATTAGTCTCTTCCTGGGTTATAATCATGAAGGCAGTCATTACATTGAGCAAAACAATagtaatattaaatttttaaatagcactTTTGAAAGTCTTAGTTGAGTAATATGTTTTTCTTATAAAAGATTACATTAAAACACCTCAGTTTGTCAGTATATGTGTTTTCAACAATATATTATTgcaaaaatttttctaattttgaaaagaaatcatgatttataaaatataatcatatttacCATTCAGATTTGTAAATCcttaaaagtaaattttcttaatatttcctgTGCACAGAATAAACTATAAGGATGATTCTAACTCATCTTAAGTGGTGTAAGATGTATTCATGGTTTAACTTTCTAATTGTATTACATTAATATATTCCAATATTTCAGACAAATAATTTTCTACCAGAAAGTCTGAGAACAAAAAACCAATTGActtgtttaaaaaattgtctCTCAGTTGAGTTCTTGAACATGAATGAATTTAATCAGGGGAACAAGAGAGAGATATTTGACATTCCAAAGAACTGTTtctagaaaatttaatttttttaagtaaaatgacaTATAGACAAATTGTAATGAAACAAAATTCTACTGTgactttaatttatatatatgggAAGAAAAgttgtgtggggtgtgtgtatataatacGTGTAAATACATTTTTGAGGTAACCCATTCTAGAATTTGAGTTTATACTTTCACTGCTTGCTATCTTCCTAAAAATGCatggctctatttttttttttaattcttaccCAAGTCTGTGTTTTAAAGACAGCATGGCAGTACTTGCTAAAAATTAACTAAGGAGATATCTCATAAAGTATCTCAACTAAATTTTTGCTGAAATTTCTGCCCATTTAAATGTCTGGGACAAGGAAAGCAGTTATTTCAGTGCTTTGTCTGTGATAGAACAGTCACAATTTTTTATCTCCTGGTGAGTCATAAAAAGTGTCATGTATTTTTGTGCtaccaaaatataattttaaatgttaatatctatattttaattgaaagggTTATGGAAAATACCATCCTGGTTTTATACATCTTATAATAGTACTCAATtatgattaaataatttaaaacatgctGAGTTTTGTGGCTGGATGTTTTGGTTCAAATTAGCTAAAGTGCCTGTACTTCGTATGGTCACAGTGAATCATTGTGACTATTCATGTGACTGCAgtaacttttaattaatttttggcagtATGGTTGTAaggtctatttttttaaatgtagctttTGCTGCCAAAAAGAGAATTATCTACCTAATCAAAATAGTCATTTTACAAATTTAGATAGATGTAATACTGCTCTCAAATAGCCCCTAACCTACCTAAAAGCTactgaatttttttatattactAATTGTTTTGAGTTATTGTTAAGGTTACAAGTTGGTATCAGTTTAGTTGTAAAGCTAAAATACTACCTAAATATATTGCCCTTCATCACTGAAAATATTAGTCATGAAGTAAGGTATTGAACAACACAAAAATTACGAGGAACatgaaattaatgttttaaagggACTCAAGGTAGAACTTGCCTACTTTTATCTTTACTAACTTTGGTTTATAATCCAGTGCtctttgtttttatatgttttagaGCAAATATATTCTTGAAGCTAAGTAGGTGAATCATGAGCAGCGTTTTGATTTTGGAGCTATGTAAAAATGTGACCATTGATGACATATTATGATTTCCTCTTtttgataacttctgcaaaattCACAGTCaaggaaaatttttgtttaataatttaaaactgaaaattgccttttcctttgaaaattctaAGTTCACGAAATAACTGTATTGCAATGTGATATTGGTCAATTTAGAAATTGTGGTATTTCTATCTTTCATAAGTTATGTTTAAACTAATTTTCAGTttactattttactttttgtagGATAGCAAAGTAATATAATGTATGTGCGCAAAACAGAAGTATTATTTATacgtattttttttaattacaggtAAAGATTATAGTTCCCAACAGCACAGCAGGTCTGATAATAGGGAAGGGAGGTGCTACTGTGAAGGCTATAATGGAGCAGTCAGGGGCTTGGGTGCAGCTTTCCCAGAAACCTGATGGGATCAACCTGCAAGAGAGGGTTGTCACTGTGAGTGGAGAACCTGAACAAAACCGAAAAGCTGTTGAACTTATCATCCAGAAGATACAAGAGGATCCACAGAGTGGCAGCTGCCTCAATATCAGTTATGCCAATGTTACAGGTCCTGTGGCAAATTCCAACCCAACCGGATCTCCTTATGCAAACACTGCTGAAGTGTTACCAACTGCTGCAGCAGCCGCAGGGCTATTAGGACATGCTAACCTTGCTGGCGTTGCAGCCTTCCCAGCAGTTTTATCTGGCTTCACAGGCAATGACCTGGTGGCCATCACCTCTGCACTTAATACATTAGCCAGCTACGGATATAATCTCAACACATTAGGCTTAGGTCTCAGTCAAGCAGCCGCCACAGGGGCTTTGGCTGCAGCAGCTGCCAGTGCcaacccagcagcagcagcagccaactTGTTGGCCACCTATGCCAGTGAGGCCTCGGCCAGCGGCAGCACCGCCGGCGGCGCGGCGGGGACGTTCGCACTAGGTAGCctggctgctgctactgctgcaaCTAATGGATACTTTGGAGCTGCTTCTCCCCTAGCTGCCAGTGCCATTCTAGGAACAGAAAAGTCCACAGATGGATCAAAGGATGTAGTTGAAATAGCAGTGCCAGAAAACCTAGTTGGTGCAATACTTGGAAAAGGAGGGAAAACACTAGTGGAATACCAGGAGTTGACTGGTGCAAGGATACAGATCTCCAAAAAAGGAGAGTTCGTACCTGGCACAAGGAATCGAAAGGTAACCATTACTGGAACACCAGCTGCAACACAGGCTGCTCAATATTTAATTACACAAAGGATCACATATGAGCAAGGAGTTCGGGCTGCCAATCCTCAGAAAGTGGGTTGAGTGCCCCAGTTACACATCAGATTGTTTTAACCCCTCCTTTACCCCATTTTCAAGAAGGATGTACTGTACTTTGCAGAAGTGAAGTTTTtctgttattaatatataattatgcaAATGAATGCGACTATGTTGacaatgtgtatatgtaaataatatgtgTTTTACCAGATGTTTCATAGAAAGAATTTTTTCTTGATCTGTTTTGTTCTCT
Proteins encoded:
- the NOVA1 gene encoding RNA-binding protein Nova-1 isoform X1; translated protein: MMAAAPIQQNGTHTGVPIDLDPPDSRKRPLEAPPEAGSTKRTNTGEDGQYFLKVLIPSYAAGSIIGKGGQTIVQLQKETGATIKLSKSKDFYPGTTERVCLIQGTVEALNAVHGFIAEKIREMPQNVAKTEPVSILQPQTTVNPDRIKQTLPSSPTTTKSSPSDPMTTSRANQVKIIVPNSTAGLIIGKGGATVKAIMEQSGAWVQLSQKPDGINLQERVVTVSGEPEQNRKAVELIIQKIQEDPQSGSCLNISYANVTGPVANSNPTGSPYANTAEVLPTAAAAAGLLGHANLAGVAAFPAVLSGFTGNDLVAITSALNTLASYGYNLNTLGLGLSQAAATGALAAAAASANPAAAAANLLATYASEASASGSTAGGAAGTFALGSLAAATAATNGYFGAASPLAASAILGTEKSTDGSKDVVEIAVPENLVGAILGKGGKTLVEYQELTGARIQISKKGEFVPGTRNRKVTITGTPAATQAAQYLITQRITYEQGVRAANPQKVG
- the NOVA1 gene encoding RNA-binding protein Nova-1 isoform X3, translated to MHPMHRGREDGQYFLKVLIPSYAAGSIIGKGGQTIVQLQKETGATIKLSKSKDFYPGTTERVCLIQGTVEALNAVHGFIAEKIREMPQNVAKTEPVSILQPQTTVNPDRIKQTLPSSPTTTKSSPSDPMTTSRANQVKIIVPNSTAGLIIGKGGATVKAIMEQSGAWVQLSQKPDGINLQERVVTVSGEPEQNRKAVELIIQKIQEDPQSGSCLNISYANVTGPVANSNPTGSPYANTAEVLPTAAAAAGLLGHANLAGVAAFPAVLSGFTGNDLVAITSALNTLASYGYNLNTLGLGLSQAAATGALAAAAASANPAAAAANLLATYASEASASGSTAGGAAGTFALGSLAAATAATNGYFGAASPLAASAILGTEKSTDGSKDVVEIAVPENLVGAILGKGGKTLVEYQELTGARIQISKKGEFVPGTRNRKVTITGTPAATQAAQYLITQRITYEQGVRAANPQKVG
- the NOVA1 gene encoding RNA-binding protein Nova-1 isoform X4 gives rise to the protein MHPMHRGREDGQYFLKVLIPSYAAGSIIGKGGQTIVQLQKETGATIKLSKSKDFYPGTTERVCLIQGTVEALNAVHGFIAEKIREMPQNVAKTEPVSILQPQTTVNPDRIKQVKIIVPNSTAGLIIGKGGATVKAIMEQSGAWVQLSQKPDGINLQERVVTVSGEPEQNRKAVELIIQKIQEDPQSGSCLNISYANVTGPVANSNPTGSPYANTAEVLPTAAAAAGLLGHANLAGVAAFPAVLSGFTGNDLVAITSALNTLASYGYNLNTLGLGLSQAAATGALAAAAASANPAAAAANLLATYASEASASGSTAGGAAGTFALGSLAAATAATNGYFGAASPLAASAILGTEKSTDGSKDVVEIAVPENLVGAILGKGGKTLVEYQELTGARIQISKKGEFVPGTRNRKVTITGTPAATQAAQYLITQRITYEQGVRAANPQKVG
- the NOVA1 gene encoding RNA-binding protein Nova-1 isoform X2, which codes for MMAAAPIQQNGTHTGVPIDLDPPDSRKRPLEAPPEAGSTKRTNTGEDGQYFLKVLIPSYAAGSIIGKGGQTIVQLQKETGATIKLSKSKDFYPGTTERVCLIQGTVEALNAVHGFIAEKIREMPQNVAKTEPVSILQPQTTVNPDRIKQVKIIVPNSTAGLIIGKGGATVKAIMEQSGAWVQLSQKPDGINLQERVVTVSGEPEQNRKAVELIIQKIQEDPQSGSCLNISYANVTGPVANSNPTGSPYANTAEVLPTAAAAAGLLGHANLAGVAAFPAVLSGFTGNDLVAITSALNTLASYGYNLNTLGLGLSQAAATGALAAAAASANPAAAAANLLATYASEASASGSTAGGAAGTFALGSLAAATAATNGYFGAASPLAASAILGTEKSTDGSKDVVEIAVPENLVGAILGKGGKTLVEYQELTGARIQISKKGEFVPGTRNRKVTITGTPAATQAAQYLITQRITYEQGVRAANPQKVG